Sequence from the Saccharopolyspora pogona genome:
CCGGGTTCACCGCCAGCCAGGGCAGCATGTCGCTGATCGGCGCGATCCTCTGGACCACGCTCGGCTCGCTGGTGGGCGCGCTGGCGCTCTACGGGATCGGCGCGAGGCTCGGCCGCGAGCGCACCCGCGCCATCGCCGCGAAGATCCCGCTGGTCAAGATCTCCGACATCGACAAGACCGAGGCCTGGTTCGCCAAGCACGGCGTCAAGGCGGTGTTCTTCGGGCGGATGATCCCGCTGTTCCGCAGCTTCATCTCGCTGCCTGCCGGGGTCGAGCGCATGCGCCTGACCGCGTTCGTCCTGTTCACCACGCTCGGCAGCCTGATCTGGAACACCGTCTTCGTGCTGGCGGGCTACCTGCTGGGCCAGCACTGGTACCTGGTCGAGGAGTACGCGGGCCTGTTCTCCCGAGCGGTCCTGATCACGGCGATCCTGACGGTCGCGGCGTTCATCGTGATCCGCATCCGCAACAACCGGCGCGAACGCGAGCTGTCGGAAGCCCCCACGGTCCGGCTCGCCCGGGTCAGCGCCAACGCCCCCACCGAAGAAATCCACCGCATCCGCTGACCTCGTCCGGCCCGAGGTGAGGGGCACCCTTGAGCGCCTGTGCCGCCCGTGCGTGATTTCAGGCGCCATAGCACCCGAAAACACTCACGGACCCCGACCGGCCGAACCCAGCTCCGGCGATAGCAGAAGGCCCCGCGCCCTAGTGGACGCGGGGCCTTCTGGTGGTACGTCAGGCGGACTCGGTGTCCGTGCCCTCCTGCTTGTCGTCGGAGCTCGCCGAGACCGCGACCGGCGGGGCGTCCGGGACCAGCGACGGCTTCTGCTCGCCGCGGAAGGTGAAGTGGGCCTTGTCGTCGGCTCCTTCGCCGTCCCAGCCCTCGACGTCGACAATCACGATCTGGCCCGGCTGGACCTCGCCGAAGAGGATCTTCTCGGACAGCTTGTCCTCGATCTCCCGCTGGATCGTCCGGCGCAGCGGCCGCGCACCCAGCACCGGGTCGAACCCGCGCTTGGCCAGCAACTTCTTCGCCTTGTCCGTCAGCTCCATGCCCATGTCCTTGGCCTTGAGCGCCTTCTCCACCCGGCCCGAGAGCAGATCAACCATCTGGATGATCTGGGCCTCGGTGAGCTGGTGGAACACGATCACATCATCGATGCGGTTGAGGAACTCCGGCCGGAAATGCTTCTTCATTTCCTCGTTGACCTTGTTCTTCATCCGCTCGTAGTTGGAATCGGCGCCCTGACCACTGGAGAAGCCCAGACCAACAGCCTTGGAGATGTCCTGCGTACCGAGGTTCGAGGTGAAGATCAGCACCGTGTTCTTGAAGTCCACCGTCCGGCCCTGACCATCGGTCAGCCGGCCGTCCTCCAACACCTGCAACAGCGTGTTGTAGATCTCCTGGTGGGCCTTCTCGATCTCGTCGAAGAGCACCACCGAGAACGGCTTGCGCCGCACCTTCTCGGTGAGCTGACCACCCTCCTCGTAACCGACGTACCCGGGCGGGGCACCGAAGAGCCGCGACGCGGTGTAGCGGTCGTGGAACTCGCCCATATCGATCTGCACCAGCGCGTCGTCGTCACCGAAGAGGAACTCCGCCAACGCCTTGGACAGCTCCGTCTTCCCGACACCCGAGGGACCGGCGAAGATGAACGACCCCGACGGACGCTTCGGGTCCTTCAGGCCCGCACGGGTGCGGCGGATCGCCTGCGACACGGCCTTGACCGCGTCGTCCTGGCCGATGATGCGCTTGTGGAGCTCGTCCTCCATGCGCAGCAGCCGGGTCGTCTCCTCCTCGGTGAGCTTGAACACCGGGATACCCGTCCAGTTCGCCAGCACCTCGGCGATCTGCTCGTCGTCGACCTCGGCGACCACGTCCAGGTCACCGGCCTTCCACTGCTTCTCCCGCTCCTCCTTCTGGCCGAGGAGTTGCTTCTCCTCGTCCCGCAGGCGGGCGGCCCGCTCGAAGTCCTGCGCGTCGATCGCGGACTCCTTCTCCCGACGCACATCAGCGATCTTCTCGTCGAACTCCCGCAGGTCCGGCGGCGCGGTCATCCGGCGGATCCGCATCCGGGCACCGGCCTCGTCGATCAAGTCGATCGCCTTGTCAGGCAGGAACCGGTCGTTGATGTAGCGGTCGGCCAGAGTCGCCGCCGCCACCA
This genomic interval carries:
- a CDS encoding DedA family protein, giving the protein MDLTTLAATSAEPTGFTAWVIAVMEALGGPGAGLIIALENLFPPLPSEVILPLAGFTASQGSMSLIGAILWTTLGSLVGALALYGIGARLGRERTRAIAAKIPLVKISDIDKTEAWFAKHGVKAVFFGRMIPLFRSFISLPAGVERMRLTAFVLFTTLGSLIWNTVFVLAGYLLGQHWYLVEEYAGLFSRAVLITAILTVAAFIVIRIRNNRRERELSEAPTVRLARVSANAPTEEIHRIR
- a CDS encoding ATP-dependent Clp protease ATP-binding subunit, which codes for MFERFTDRARRVVVLAQEEARMLNHNYIGTEHILLGLIHEGEGVAAKALESLGIALEGVRQQVEEIIGQGQQAPSGHIPFTPRAKKVLELSLREALQLGHNYIGTEHILLGLIREGEGVAAQVLVKLGADLNRVRQQVLQLLSGYQGKEPAEAGGRGEGTPSSSLVLDQFGRNLTQSAREGKLDPVIGREKEIERIMQVLSRRTKNNPVLIGEAGVGKTAVVEGLAQKVVKGEVPETLKDKQLYTLDLGSLVAGSRYRGDFEERLKKVLKEIKTRGDIILFIDEIHTLVGAGAAEGAIDAASILKPMLARGELQTIGATTLEEYRKYVEKDPALERRFQPIQVGEPSLQHTVEILKGLRDRYEAHHRVSITDSALVAAATLADRYINDRFLPDKAIDLIDEAGARMRIRRMTAPPDLREFDEKIADVRREKESAIDAQDFERAARLRDEEKQLLGQKEEREKQWKAGDLDVVAEVDDEQIAEVLANWTGIPVFKLTEEETTRLLRMEDELHKRIIGQDDAVKAVSQAIRRTRAGLKDPKRPSGSFIFAGPSGVGKTELSKALAEFLFGDDDALVQIDMGEFHDRYTASRLFGAPPGYVGYEEGGQLTEKVRRKPFSVVLFDEIEKAHQEIYNTLLQVLEDGRLTDGQGRTVDFKNTVLIFTSNLGTQDISKAVGLGFSSGQGADSNYERMKNKVNEEMKKHFRPEFLNRIDDVIVFHQLTEAQIIQMVDLLSGRVEKALKAKDMGMELTDKAKKLLAKRGFDPVLGARPLRRTIQREIEDKLSEKILFGEVQPGQIVIVDVEGWDGEGADDKAHFTFRGEQKPSLVPDAPPVAVSASSDDKQEGTDTESA